The Flavobacteriales bacterium genome contains the following window.
CACATTTTGTCCTTTTCCTGAAAGGAAATGTAGTTTAGAACAAGCATCTACAGCATTAGAAACTATTTCTCTAATAAAAATATCATGATCCGAATAAAGGAATTTTTTAATGATCGGAAATAAATTTTCCGTGGTTACATTTATTTTTGTTGTTGACATAATCAAGTTTTCTGTTTTTTTCTATTTCGATTTTTACAAGGACAATGCCACGCGCTATTATTTGACATTTTGTCAGATTTCTTTACTCAAGAGAGACTTTCTAATTCGAACCTTCTCCTTTTTTCTTCTCTTTATGCAGATTATATTTATTGGTATATTTAACACTAAAAATAATATTACTCACTAAAATTATCATAAATTAGATCACTAAAAATTAAATCATTATGAAGTATTCTCACACTATTTTTTATGTTGAAAATGTTCAAGAAACTCTTGAGTTTTATCAAAATGCATTAGGTTTTGACGTCAAATTCACTACTCCCGAAAAAGATTATGGAGAAATAAACTCTGGGGAAACCACTTTAGGTTTTGCAAATTTTGAATTGGCGGATTTCAATCTTCCAAAAGGGTATCAAAAAATGAATAAAGACGAATCACCCATAGGAATAGAAATCGCTTTTACATCTGATAATATTGAGGCTGATCTTAAAAAAGCTCAAGAAGCTGGAGCTGAAATATACCAAGAATTAACCGATAAACCTTGGGGACAAAAAGTAGCTTATATTAGAGATAATAATGGGTTTTTGATTGAGATAGGAACCCCTAT
Protein-coding sequences here:
- a CDS encoding VOC family protein, coding for MKYSHTIFYVENVQETLEFYQNALGFDVKFTTPEKDYGEINSGETTLGFANFELADFNLPKGYQKMNKDESPIGIEIAFTSDNIEADLKKAQEAGAEIYQELTDKPWGQKVAYIRDNNGFLIEIGTPMEEE